The following are from one region of the Arthrobacter sp. TMP15 genome:
- a CDS encoding GntR family transcriptional regulator, producing MEARIVIDLQTATPPYEQVQRQIASLIAVGELQIGTRLPTIRSLAGDLGVAAGTVARAYKELEAAGQVTTNRRQGTVVAGTGVAQTQPQKPHHPPEVSNGLAVLAAVEHLIQTSEEAGLDAKTLISLVQGQLNRRGSQ from the coding sequence ATGGAAGCGCGGATTGTTATTGATCTTCAGACGGCCACCCCTCCCTACGAACAAGTCCAGAGACAAATCGCCTCCCTGATCGCTGTTGGCGAGCTGCAAATCGGCACCCGGCTGCCCACCATCCGCAGCCTGGCCGGCGATTTGGGTGTGGCCGCAGGCACCGTGGCCCGGGCCTACAAGGAACTTGAAGCGGCAGGACAAGTCACAACGAACCGCCGGCAAGGGACCGTGGTGGCGGGAACCGGAGTTGCTCAAACACAACCACAAAAGCCCCACCACCCACCTGAGGTAAGCAATGGGCTGGCGGTGCTGGCCGCCGTCGAACATCTCATACAAACCAGCGAAGAAGCAGGACTGGATGCGAAGACCCTGATTTCCCTGGTCCAAGGACAGCTGAACCGTCGAGGCTCCCAGTAG
- a CDS encoding thymidylate synthase, translating to MTILTPYEDLLRDVQANGTAKADRTGTGTSSVFGRQLRFDLSQSFPLITTKRVHFKSVAMELLWFLRGDSNVSWLQENGVKIWNEWANDDGELGPVYGVQWRSWPTPDGEHIDQIAQVMDSLTSNPNSRRHIVSAWNVGELANMALPPCHAFFQFYVAPTEDGRGKLSCQLYQRSADTFLGVPFNIASYALLTMMVAQQLDMEPGEFIWTGGDVHIYDDHREQVAEQLSRTPYPYPQLRFTRTPESIFDYTFADFELVNYQHHPTIKAPIAV from the coding sequence GTGACTATTTTGACCCCTTATGAGGACTTGCTCCGTGACGTACAGGCCAACGGCACCGCGAAGGCTGACCGCACGGGTACCGGCACCAGCAGCGTCTTTGGCCGCCAGCTACGCTTCGATTTATCCCAGAGTTTCCCGCTAATCACCACTAAACGGGTGCATTTCAAGTCGGTAGCCATGGAATTGCTGTGGTTCTTGCGCGGGGACTCAAATGTGAGTTGGTTGCAGGAGAACGGCGTAAAGATCTGGAATGAATGGGCCAACGACGACGGCGAACTCGGCCCCGTCTACGGCGTCCAGTGGCGCTCATGGCCTACCCCAGACGGGGAACATATTGACCAGATTGCGCAAGTCATGGATTCTCTGACCAGCAATCCGAATTCACGCCGGCACATTGTTTCGGCGTGGAATGTGGGTGAGCTGGCGAACATGGCGCTACCGCCGTGCCACGCTTTCTTCCAGTTCTATGTTGCCCCCACGGAAGACGGCCGCGGAAAACTCAGCTGCCAGTTGTACCAGCGCTCTGCCGACACCTTCTTGGGTGTGCCATTCAACATTGCCTCTTATGCGCTCCTGACTATGATGGTGGCCCAGCAACTGGACATGGAACCGGGCGAGTTTATTTGGACAGGCGGGGACGTGCATATCTACGACGATCACCGGGAGCAGGTTGCCGAGCAGCTTTCCCGCACCCCTTACCCGTACCCACAGCTGCGCTTCACCCGCACACCTGAATCGATTTTCGATTATACTTTTGCTGATTTCGAGCTAGTCAATTACCAACACCACCCCACGATTAAGGCCCCGATCGCCGTATGA
- a CDS encoding MarR family transcriptional regulator, whose amino-acid sequence MIDYDDAGQILSEMVQISRTFRISGQRSRDKSLTGTKFGFLQYLHHRDARLGELAHQLLVSAPVASRAIDSLEADGMVQRRADPQDARAFLISITEHGRANLIESESQAVRRFAESLADWSPSDAAHAISILERLNVHLIEVTQTPDTVQLAAKPSLKEH is encoded by the coding sequence ATGATTGACTACGATGACGCCGGCCAGATCCTTTCGGAGATGGTCCAAATCAGCCGCACCTTTAGAATCTCCGGTCAGCGCAGCCGGGATAAGTCGCTGACTGGAACCAAATTTGGGTTCCTGCAGTATTTGCATCATCGTGACGCACGATTGGGGGAGTTGGCCCACCAGCTGTTGGTCTCCGCTCCCGTTGCATCGCGTGCCATTGATTCCCTTGAAGCGGACGGCATGGTTCAACGGCGTGCAGACCCTCAAGATGCCCGAGCATTTTTGATCTCAATCACAGAGCACGGACGAGCCAATCTCATCGAAAGCGAGAGCCAGGCCGTGCGCAGGTTCGCGGAGTCCTTGGCTGATTGGTCTCCGAGCGACGCTGCCCACGCGATCAGTATCCTGGAGCGCTTGAACGTGCACCTGATTGAAGTTACTCAGACCCCTGACACTGTCCAGCTAGCGGCAAAGCCGTCCTTGAAAGAGCACTGA
- a CDS encoding MDR family MFS transporter yields MSTYRSTTRPATEPREYSHREILQVMTGLLAALFTALISTTIVSTALPTIMADLHGTQRQYTWVITASLLAMTIVTPIWGKLSDLFDKKLLAQIAILMFVAGSVAAGFSTSIAMMMTARAVQGVAMGGLMALVQSIMGSIIAPRERGRYAGYMGAVMAVATVSGPLLGGVITDALDWRWCFFVSVPLAVIALILLQMKLHLPAVPRGKVKIDYLGSVLVSITAALPMLWVTFAGSDYDWISWQSGLFLLAFLIAAALTVFVELRAPEPMIPIRVLRNKTAAWMIVASVGAGVGMFGSGVFLTQYFQLGAGVSPTQAGLMTIPMIVAQMLSATIGGQIVSRIGQWKPVMMIGSVIMLIGLIGLGTIDRDTSYLFVAIFMALMGLGIGALVQNVVLAVQNTVDVSEVGAASAAIAFFRSLGGAIGVAVLGGVLTSRVGTNIAKGLGFMGIKPDALSGGSGETQLDISGLPESIQQVFHNAYADAFGPIFMIAAMIAAVSVLAIVAVRGTPLRSTIGMKPATNPEDGSASDADSGLVSGDCAVDRDTPTGPTPS; encoded by the coding sequence ATGAGCACCTACCGGTCCACAACCAGACCGGCAACTGAACCACGGGAGTATTCGCACCGCGAAATTTTGCAGGTCATGACGGGGCTGCTGGCGGCGCTCTTCACTGCGTTAATTTCCACGACGATCGTTTCCACGGCCTTGCCCACCATTATGGCCGATCTGCATGGCACTCAGCGCCAGTACACCTGGGTCATAACAGCCAGTCTTCTGGCGATGACGATTGTTACCCCGATCTGGGGGAAATTATCCGATCTTTTCGATAAGAAACTCTTGGCGCAGATAGCTATTCTCATGTTTGTGGCAGGTTCGGTAGCTGCTGGATTCTCCACCTCCATCGCCATGATGATGACGGCACGAGCCGTTCAGGGAGTGGCCATGGGCGGTCTGATGGCCTTGGTCCAATCAATTATGGGCTCGATTATCGCGCCGCGGGAACGTGGCCGATACGCCGGTTACATGGGAGCCGTCATGGCGGTGGCAACCGTTTCCGGGCCGCTTCTGGGCGGTGTGATCACTGACGCGTTGGACTGGCGGTGGTGCTTCTTCGTGAGTGTGCCACTTGCAGTTATTGCATTAATTTTGCTTCAGATGAAACTACATTTACCGGCAGTGCCGCGCGGCAAAGTCAAGATTGACTACCTTGGTAGCGTGCTGGTCTCCATCACGGCAGCATTGCCCATGCTGTGGGTGACTTTCGCCGGAAGCGACTATGACTGGATCTCCTGGCAGTCGGGGTTGTTCCTGCTCGCCTTCCTGATCGCTGCTGCTTTGACGGTCTTCGTTGAGCTGCGGGCACCTGAACCGATGATTCCAATCCGCGTGCTGCGCAACAAGACCGCAGCATGGATGATCGTGGCCAGTGTCGGGGCGGGTGTGGGCATGTTTGGTTCGGGTGTGTTCCTGACTCAGTACTTCCAGCTGGGAGCCGGTGTGAGTCCCACACAGGCCGGGCTGATGACAATACCGATGATCGTTGCCCAAATGCTGTCAGCAACCATCGGCGGGCAAATCGTTAGCCGAATTGGTCAGTGGAAGCCGGTGATGATGATTGGCAGTGTGATCATGCTGATTGGTCTGATCGGTCTGGGAACCATTGATCGCGATACCTCGTACCTCTTTGTGGCCATCTTTATGGCTCTTATGGGTTTGGGGATTGGTGCCTTGGTGCAGAACGTTGTTCTCGCCGTTCAAAACACAGTTGACGTTAGTGAAGTTGGTGCGGCATCGGCTGCCATCGCCTTCTTCCGTTCTCTTGGCGGGGCTATTGGTGTAGCAGTTTTGGGTGGTGTTCTGACGAGTCGTGTTGGCACGAATATTGCCAAGGGACTAGGCTTCATGGGCATAAAGCCTGATGCGCTTTCAGGAGGGTCGGGTGAGACCCAGCTGGATATCAGTGGTCTGCCAGAATCGATACAGCAGGTGTTCCACAACGCATATGCTGACGCGTTCGGTCCCATATTTATGATCGCAGCGATGATTGCGGCGGTCTCCGTCCTAGCGATTGTGGCAGTGCGGGGGACTCCTCTTCGGAGCACAATAGGGATGAAGCCCGCCACTAATCCTGAAGACGGTTCAGCCTCTGATGCTGATTCGGGTCTTGTATCAGGTGATTGCGCTGTGGATCGGGACACGCCAACGGGGCCCACGCCAAGCTAA
- a CDS encoding dihydrofolate reductase: MSETPSTPTRYRFTQPIIGMIWAQTKNGVIGADGGMPWALPEDMAHFRRVTRGHPVVMGRRTWNSFPAKFRPLPERTNIVVTRQAGWATTAEASGAVVLDSLEEALVQAQLSPGGNEVWVIGGGQVYEQVKEHCNVAVITVINTDVPGDTQAPTLGHEFSFRGGSPLEGWHTSKNGTEYRITLWARGETEFSQE; this comes from the coding sequence ATGAGTGAGACACCCTCCACACCCACGCGCTACCGTTTCACCCAGCCGATCATTGGCATGATTTGGGCGCAGACTAAGAACGGGGTAATTGGCGCAGACGGCGGCATGCCCTGGGCATTGCCGGAGGATATGGCCCACTTCAGGCGGGTTACCCGCGGCCACCCAGTGGTCATGGGACGACGTACATGGAATTCTTTCCCCGCGAAATTCCGTCCACTTCCGGAGCGCACCAACATTGTGGTGACGCGCCAGGCTGGGTGGGCAACAACAGCTGAGGCAAGTGGGGCGGTGGTTCTTGACTCGTTGGAAGAGGCACTTGTGCAGGCCCAGCTCTCCCCCGGCGGCAATGAAGTGTGGGTCATTGGCGGTGGTCAGGTTTACGAACAGGTCAAGGAGCATTGCAACGTCGCAGTCATCACTGTAATTAATACGGACGTACCAGGGGATACTCAAGCTCCTACTCTTGGTCATGAATTCTCTTTTCGCGGCGGCTCTCCTCTTGAGGGTTGGCACACCTCAAAAAACGGGACTGAGTACAGGATCACTCTCTGGGCACGGGGAGAAACAGAGTTCTCACAGGAGTAG
- a CDS encoding WXG100 family type VII secretion target yields the protein MSQMLGADVEELRALARDFSGNSQKLVQAQKLLDGAVNQLPRYWQGPDAQRFASQWRGQHRGVISRTAAMLDETATELNRHAVEQEQASSTSSLTGGGGTDGKGTESNPGSDSENKTWFDKYVKEPWGVYKFFPDTLRTLRDITFTGDLLLHAKDLKAAWGTPGAIGTFMDSRWFNMGPTTKFLHNGAQLLEGGEYAQSLARGPHAAKIAGLVDGAGKTLGWAGVAIDGASGLNKIIHGNAFGEGYKDGDILGNVKVATDSGAADLVRAGIGAAALIPGPQQPIAILATGAIAIYDNWDKIEAGAQWLGENGPKAVEAVNDFAGDVAENTVAAVSDVVKSPEKLLPWNW from the coding sequence ATGTCACAAATGCTGGGCGCTGATGTTGAAGAACTGCGCGCGCTAGCCAGGGACTTCTCTGGCAACTCACAAAAGCTGGTGCAAGCACAAAAGCTGCTCGACGGCGCAGTGAACCAGCTCCCGCGCTATTGGCAGGGGCCTGATGCACAACGCTTTGCCTCACAGTGGCGCGGCCAGCACCGCGGAGTTATTTCCCGTACGGCTGCAATGCTGGATGAAACCGCTACTGAACTTAACAGGCACGCCGTCGAGCAGGAGCAGGCAAGCTCCACCTCAAGCCTGACCGGTGGCGGTGGCACTGACGGCAAGGGAACGGAAAGCAATCCGGGTTCGGATTCCGAGAACAAAACCTGGTTTGATAAATACGTCAAAGAGCCCTGGGGCGTCTATAAATTCTTTCCTGACACGTTGAGAACTCTCCGAGATATCACCTTCACCGGCGATCTGCTACTCCACGCCAAGGACCTAAAAGCCGCGTGGGGAACCCCAGGGGCCATTGGCACTTTCATGGACTCTCGCTGGTTCAACATGGGCCCAACTACGAAGTTCCTGCACAACGGAGCTCAACTACTGGAGGGCGGGGAATACGCGCAATCGCTCGCCAGGGGACCTCACGCTGCCAAAATTGCGGGACTAGTCGATGGTGCCGGTAAGACTTTGGGCTGGGCTGGCGTGGCAATAGACGGCGCCTCGGGACTGAACAAAATCATTCATGGAAACGCTTTCGGTGAAGGGTACAAGGACGGTGACATTCTTGGAAACGTGAAAGTCGCCACTGATTCCGGTGCCGCAGATCTTGTCAGAGCGGGGATCGGCGCAGCCGCCTTGATACCCGGTCCACAACAACCGATTGCAATTCTGGCTACCGGAGCCATCGCTATCTACGACAATTGGGACAAGATCGAAGCCGGCGCCCAGTGGCTGGGTGAGAACGGTCCCAAGGCAGTTGAAGCCGTGAACGACTTCGCGGGCGACGTTGCCGAAAATACTGTTGCTGCTGTCAGCGACGTTGTAAAGAGTCCAGAGAAATTGTTGCCATGGAATTGGTGA
- a CDS encoding NADP-dependent oxidoreductase — MERNTMKAFVIRQPGAQIVELSEVPVPAIEEDELLVRVHAVGVGIHDSYFLPRDAKYPYPIGIEAAGVIEQIGSKVSGRELGERIAFVSSMQPKGGTWAEFVAVKAGALIVQIPTGMEFIEAAAVPVAGNTVLRAFRALITMPPGGSLFVAGGSGAIGTLAIQIARQRGWRVAASASAANQDHILSLGAQIALDYRDPRWQERVLAWTPGGVDAAVAVQPGTSSDSLPVVKDYGALVTISGDELLPERDVQCQLVPHQMDVQDELVQLMVDISSGEIHVELEQVYEFGEALAALEKVATRHARGKVVLHLG, encoded by the coding sequence ATGGAGCGCAACACCATGAAGGCATTCGTTATTCGGCAGCCCGGTGCACAGATTGTCGAGCTGTCAGAGGTACCCGTACCCGCAATCGAGGAAGACGAGTTGCTCGTGCGGGTGCACGCCGTTGGCGTGGGTATTCACGATTCTTACTTTTTGCCCCGTGATGCCAAATACCCGTATCCAATCGGTATTGAAGCTGCCGGAGTGATCGAGCAGATCGGCAGTAAAGTCTCCGGCCGTGAACTCGGAGAGCGTATTGCCTTTGTCAGCTCAATGCAGCCAAAAGGTGGAACATGGGCTGAGTTCGTGGCCGTCAAAGCAGGGGCGCTCATAGTACAGATTCCTACTGGAATGGAGTTCATAGAGGCTGCGGCCGTGCCGGTTGCAGGGAACACAGTGCTCAGGGCATTTCGGGCGTTGATAACAATGCCACCCGGCGGGTCGTTGTTCGTAGCCGGCGGCTCAGGTGCCATCGGCACGTTGGCTATTCAGATCGCGCGCCAGCGAGGATGGCGGGTTGCGGCATCTGCCTCGGCAGCAAATCAGGATCACATTCTTTCTCTGGGTGCACAAATAGCGTTGGATTACCGTGACCCGAGGTGGCAGGAACGCGTCCTGGCGTGGACGCCCGGCGGAGTTGACGCGGCGGTCGCTGTGCAGCCCGGTACCTCCAGCGATAGTTTGCCTGTGGTCAAAGATTATGGAGCGTTGGTCACGATTTCGGGCGATGAGTTGCTCCCGGAACGGGATGTGCAGTGTCAGCTGGTTCCTCACCAGATGGATGTTCAGGATGAACTGGTGCAACTCATGGTTGACATCTCCTCCGGTGAAATCCATGTAGAACTGGAGCAGGTCTACGAATTTGGGGAGGCCCTGGCTGCGCTGGAGAAGGTAGCGACCCGGCATGCTCGGGGAAAGGTTGTGCTGCACCTTGGGTAA